The segment AAATGAAATCACTAGCAATGATTTTGACTGGATAAGCCAGTACTATTGCACTTTCTACTCCCATGGTGACCAGGCCGAAGGTATCTTGAAGCCAAACTACCACAAACCCCACCAAAAGGCCACTTCCAGCTCCCAAAAAAGCTATAATGGCTCCTTCGATCAAGAATATTTTTCGGATCATTGTGCTGTTGGCTCCCATGGCCAAGAGGAGGCTGATGTCTGCTTTTTTTTCTGTCACCAGCATGGAGAGGGAGAAGAAAATATTGATGGAGGCGATTGCGACGACTAGTGTCAGCGTGATAAATACGAATAGTTTTTCGATTTGTAAGGTTTTGTAAAGGTCTTCGTGTTGCTGGTCAGCGTTTTTTACGATGTAATCAGTACCGAGACTTTCTTGCAAGTCATTTTGGATTCTAGTCACTTGACTAGGGTCATCAATTGATATTTCAAGAGCAGTTCTTTTTCCTTTATAATCCAATAATTGTTCTGCAAAAGCCAGCGGGACGAAAATGTAATTGTCGTCATAGTATTGCTCTAGTGCGAAAAAACCTCCAGGAGCGATGATCGATCTGGAATAATAACTAGAAGGATTGAGGCTGCCAGGTTGTACATTTTTGGGATAGTACAGTTCCAGAAAGGTGAATTCATTTCGGATAGATATGCCCATCCTGAACTGGATGCCTCGACCTACGATGGCTTGTGGCCTGCTGTCTTGCTCAAAGGTTAGTTCTCCTTGTGTGATGGCATCTTTCATTCTACCTTCCTCGATGAA is part of the Reichenbachiella agarivorans genome and harbors:
- a CDS encoding ABC transporter permease, giving the protein MRLPLFISRRYFFSKKKKNFINIIAIISMLVVSIGTAALIIVLSVFNGMEGLLRSIYGEFDAAIQVTLAQGKSFELTDDLKFKINSTNGVSGITEVIEDNALLKYNDSQMIIKLKGLSDNFIEEGRMKDAITQGELTFEQDSRPQAIVGRGIQFRMGISIRNEFTFLELYYPKNVQPGSLNPSSYYSRSIIAPGGFFALEQYYDDNYIFVPLAFAEQLLDYKGKRTALEISIDDPSQVTRIQNDLQESLGTDYIVKNADQQHEDLYKTLQIEKLFVFITLTLVVAIASINIFFSLSMLVTEKKADISLLLAMGANSTMIRKIFLIEGAIIAFLGAGSGLLVGFVVVWLQDTFGLVTMGVESAIVLAYPVKIIASDFIFSALSIILITFLASIQPSLRAANQSQFLRIK